TTTTTGGTTTACTTGAAGAACAACGTTAATTCCTCCTTCTAGGTCTAAACCTTTCTTAACTTTTTTTCCTTTTACGTCATTGTAAGTATGACCTAAAAAAACATTTTGATTACCGATAGAGTCAAGATATTGAAATTCTTTTTGAGGATTTCCATCTGCAAATTTTTTAGCATCTGCTTCAACTTTATCAGCAATAAAGGTAAAAGAAAGCTGGTAAATACTTACCAAAGCAAATACAATTGCAATAAATTTAATGAGTCCTTTATTCTGCATTATTAGTAAAAATTAATTAAAGTTCTGTTTTATAAACTAATGTGGTATTTAGTTTAAAATCGAACAAATATATAACTTCACAAAACATTAACCAATAAAATTACTTATATTATAAAATGATTTTATACATTTTTATCGATTTTTGAATGTTGTTCTTGCTTCGTTACAAAAAAATGGTTTCAAAGCTTTTCTTACAAAAATATCGTCAAAACTTTATGTTTTGTCGTTTTAAGTAGTAAAACAAGCGGTATTTGAATTATATTATTTTAAAGCAAACGTTTAAATGATTTAAATAAAAAATTTGCATAAAAAAACCACTCTTTAATAGAGTGGTTTTTTTTATGTTGTTATGCATCAATTTTAGCATAAACCGCATTTTGTTCTATAAATTCACGACGCGGCGGAACCTCGTCACCCATTAACATAGAAAACACACGATCTGCCTCTGCAAAATTATCAATTGTTACTTGTCTTAACGTACGGTGCTCAGGGTTTAATGTTGTTTCCCAAAGTTGTTCCGCGTTCATTTCTCCAAGACCTTTGTAACGCTGAATAGTTGCTCCTGGCATTTTCTCAACCAATTCTAAGCGTTCTTCTTCGTTCCAGGCATATTCTTTTTTGTTTCCTTTTTTAACTAAATACAAAGGTGGCGTTGCAATGTAAACATATCCTTTTTCAATTAATTCACGCATGTAGCGGAAAAGGAAAGTTAAAATTAAGGTTGCAATGTGAGAACCGTCAACGTCGGCATCCGTCATAATTACAACTTTATGGTAACGCAATTTACTTAAATTTAATGCTTTAGAATCTTCTTCAGTACCAATAGTTACACCAAGAGCTGTAAAAATATTTCTAATTTCTTCGCTTTCAAAAACTTTATGGTGCATTGCTTTTTCAACATTCAAAATTTTACCACGTAATGGCATAATTGCTTGAAAGTTACGATCACGACCTTGTTTTGCAGTTCCACCCGCCGAATCCCCTTCGACAAAGAAAATTTCACATTTTTCAGGATTTTGTTCTGAACAATCTGATAGTTTACCTGGTAAACCACCTCCGGTCATAACCGTTTTACGCTGCACCATTTCACGCGCTTTTTTGGCTGCATGGCGTGCTTGAGCTGCTAAAATAACTTTTTGAACAATAATTTTAGCATCGTTAGGATGCTCTTCCAAATAAGCTTCTAACATATCTGCTACCGCTTGAGAAACAGGAGATACAACCTCACGGTTTCCTAATTTGGTTTTAGTTTGTCCTTCAAATTGTGGTTCGGCAACTTTAACCGAAACAATAGCAGTTAATCCTTCGCGGAAATCATCTCCAGAAATTTCGAATTTTAATTTATCTAATAATCCGGATGCATCTGCGTATTTTTTTAATGTACGTGTTAATCCCATACGGAAACCTTGTAAATGGGTTCCTCCTTCGTGGGTATTAATGTTATTTACGTACGAATAAATATTTTCTGAGTACGAATCGTTGTAAACCAATGCAACCTCAACCGGAACATCACCTTTGTCCGTTTCCATTGAAATTACGTGGTTGATGATTGGCGTACGGGTTTGATCTAAGTATTTAACAAATTCTACTAATCCTTCTTCAGAATGAAACGTTTCAGATTTTACCTCACCGTTTTCATTTACCACACGTTTATCGGTTAAAACAATTACAATTCCTTTATTTAAAAAGGCTAATTCACGCATACGTGATGCTAATGTATCGTAATTGTATTCTATGGTTTGTGTAAAAATAGAATCGTCTGGTAAAAAGGTTACTGTGGTACCTCGTTTTGTAGTTTCACCTACTTGACGAACCGGGTAATTTGCTTTTCCTTTTGCATATTCTTGTTCCCAGATTTTTCCGTCTTTAAAAACCGTTGCATGCAAATGAACAGAAAGTGCGTTTACTACAGAAACCCCAACACCGTGAAGCCCACCAGAAACTTTATACGAATCTTTATCAAACTTTCCTCCTGCTCCAATTTTTGTCATTACAACTTCTAAAGCAGAAACACCTTCTTTTTTATGAATATCAACAGGAATTCCACGTCCGTTATCTTCTACAGTTATCGAATTATTTTCGTTAATAATTACTTTAATTGTATCACAATGTCCTGCTAAAGCTTCGTCGATTGAGTTATCAACCACCTCGTAAACTAAATGGTGTAAACCTCGAACTCCAATATCACCAATATACATGGAAGGACGCATACGCACGTGTTCTAAACCTTCTAGGGCCTGAATACTGTCTGCTGAATAATTATTCTTAATTTCTTCGCTCATAATTTTAATAGTACAATTAGCAATTAATTGTATAAGATTACATTTATGGTTATTCTTTATAAATATAAAAAAATAAAATTTGTAAGAACCAAACTTAATAGTACTTGATTTTCACAAATTCATTTTTTATGTATTGTTTGCTATGCAATAAGCAAATATAAGAAATTTTAACCAAATATTTACTATTTTTTAGTTTCAAAAAAAGTGATTTAGACACTTAATTTTCTTGCTAAACAATTTGCAATAGCTTTATTTTTTTATTGTTAAAAACAACTTCTGTACCTTCTTGCTGGCCTTTTAAAAAAACATAAATTGGTGCGTTTACAGAAAGCGGAAAAATAGTTTTATTTTGATATTTAAAAGATGGAAAAGCATCAGATACAAAAAACACACCGTTTGCTGTAGTAATTAAACTTCCTAAACTAACAACTTTATGCGCTACATTTAGCACTATTTTTTGCAATTCTTGTTGCTGAACAAGCGCTTGTTTTAAATGTGCTGAAAGTTTTTCTTGTTCTAAATGCATCATAGCTAAACCCGTTTCATGCTTATCGCCAGCTGAACCTTTTGCATCGTTTTGTGCATCTGTTGCTAAATCTTGAATTTGCGTTTGTAAAGTTTTAATTTTAGTATTTAAAAAAGTTACCAAATGAGCAACTATTTCTTGTTTATCTGTTATTGTCATAATAATAAGTTATAAAAAAAAGGTGCTTATGTAAGCACCTTTTTTTACGATATAAATATAATTATTAAAAATCAAAATTATAGCTTGCGCCCAATAAAAATTGAAAACCTTGAACCGGATAATTGTTATAACGCATATAATCTTGCCCGGTTACATTGTTTAATTTCACAAATCCAGAAAGCTGATCGTTGTGCTTATACAACAGGTTAAAGTTTAAATCAAAATAACTTTTTAAGGTAATGGTATTGGATTCAATTACCGTGTTCATAGCAGGATCTGTAATTGCAACATTTTCGTTACCATAACGTTCGCCTACATAAAATAATTTTGCACCAGCAAACCATTTGTCGGTTACTTTAACATTGGTTTCGGCACCAATTTTTACTGTTGGCAAATTCCATGCTTCGGCTTGGCTTGTTGTGTACGAATTAACTTCTCCGAAAACACCTACATGAGATTCTTTTGTAATATCATACTGAATATTACCGCTAACTTGTAAGGTTTTTAAATCGCTGTATAAAGCTTTAAATGAGTTTCCGTATTCGTACGGCTGAAAATCATTCGTCGCAAGGCTTGGTGATAAAACCAAATTATTTACAAAAAAGGCATAATTACTCTGTCTTTTATATCCTCCTTTTACGTTGAACGAAACGTTACTTGCAATTTTTCCGTTTAAACCAGCATACAAATCGTACGTATTTGAGGTTGGTTGTAAATATTGCGTAGGTGAAACAAAAGGATTTCTGTCAACCAACGAAGCGAAAGAATTTTGTTGTAAACCTCCTTCTAAACCAGCAAAGGCAACTAAAATTCCATCTACAATAGCATAAGATGCGGTAACCTGCGGATAAATATAAAGTTTATTGTCTGAATCGCCGTTGTGTTTGGTATTAGAATAAAATACCCCAACGCCTGCTTTTACGTGAATATCATCATTAAAAACGTACGAAACGCGTGGTTGCACCCCAAAGTTCATTAACGTATAATCTTGCTTCATTGGGTTTAAAAAGTTTTGGTACCCACGAGCAAACGATCCGTTTAAGTAATCCACAATAAAATCGGCTTCAATATCAAATCCGCCGGCTTCAAAGCTTGCTGTTGGTTTAATAAAGAAATGATTTTCTTGCGAATCTTTTTTATCTCTAAAATGTTTAAAAAAGAATTCTCCTTTTTCTAAAATGCTATTATCGGCTGTAAATTGTCCGTCAACACCAAAAGTGCTGTACACGTTTTTTACGTTTAAATTATCAAAAACTGTTGGATCAACCCAAGTTTCAATCTGACTTGGCAATCCGTACCAATTAAACATATTGCGCTTGTACCCTAACCCAACTTTCCAATCCATATATCTAGATTTGCTGCCGTAGTAAAGTTTTGCATTGCTTAACGAATATTTATCGTCTAAATACAAATCTTTAATTCCGCCCGTAGATGAGCGGTGGTTGGCAAACAAAGCTAAATAATCGGTACGGTTAACCGCGTAGCTTAAGGCAGCTTCGCCATCAATGGTTCCGTAATTACCACCTGCTAAACGCACGTAGTTTTGAAAATAAGTTTCTTTTTTGGGCGGATCAATTGCTTTTGCCAATCCTTTAGAAGGCGTAAAAGTTGATGCTACCGGAAACGAGAATATATTGTATTCTATTTCTTGCTTTTGGGTGTTTACATTATCTTCAATCACCGGAACTTCTTTGGCTTTAAAAGCGTCAGAAATAGTTGGTGAATATGGTTTTACAATATTTACAATCTCAACTCCAATATTTTCGTCTTTTTTCTGTGCAAAAAATTGGGTTGATGCTAAAAATAATAATCCTAATATTTTATATGATTTCATGCTACGATTCGGCTTTAAATTAGTTGGTAATAGATGAATTGGTTTGAGCAGCTTCGCCTTTAATATGCGCTAATTCTTGCTTAGCTTCTTCTACCACATCTGGGTACGAGCTAAAGTTTTTAATTACGCTTTCTAAAATGTAAGTTGCCTGAAAGGCATCATCTGTAGCAAAAAAGTTTTTCGCCATGATAATTAATCCTTTAGAACCAAAATATTTATAACCCGAATAATCTTTAGCTAATTTTTGAACCGCTGCTGTAGATTCGGCATATTTTTTATCTAAATTTTTAAAATACGCATCATAATACAACGCTTCTGCAGCCAATTCGCCGGTAGCAATTTTTTGTAAATTGCTATAAGCTTGTTGTGCTTTAGCCCAATTTTCGGTTTTAACAGCCGAACGTGCAATAATAATTTGCGCATCCGATTTTATTTTATCGTCAACTTTGGTATTGCTTAAAACTTTGTTTGCATATTTTTCGGCATTTACAAAATCTTCAGTTCCGTAATACGCTTTCATTAAGTTTGCTTGTGCGTAATTTACGTTTTGAGGAAAATCTGCTTCAGATTCAATACGTTTAAATATTTTGATTGATTTCGGATTGTTTTTCTCCTTGTTGTAAATTTCGCTTAAACGCACTAACGATTGCTCGGTAAATTCGTTTCTGTTTTTACCTACAACTTCTTCGTAATATTTAGCTGCATTGTTATATAAACCGTCAGCAAAATACATTTCGGCCAAATAAAAATTAGCTTTTAATACATGTAATCCGTTAGGGAATTGCGCCAAATAACTTGTAAAACCATTAATTGCTTGTTTTACATTGTTTTGTTGATATTGTTTTAAAGCAGAATTGTAGCTATCGTTATCTAATTCAGCCGATGAGATTTCGATAAAATCTAACGTTTTAACCCATTCAGCAAATTCATTAACCTTACCTAAATCCATATAAATTAAACGCGAAGTTTCTACCGCCTGAACAGCTTCTTCGGTATTTGGATGTTCGGCAGCAACTTTTTTAAACTTTTCTAAAGCTTTATCATTTTGGTTGCTGTTGTAATAAGCCAAACCTTGACGCAATTTAGATTTACCAACCAATAAGCTTGATGGGAATTTTGCAATTAAATTGTCATAAGCTTTAACGGCTTCGTTTACCTTGTTCTCATTTACATACGTATTTCCAAGTTCGTACATAGCTTCGGCCGTGTAGGTAGAATTTGGATATGTTTTTATAAAAGTGGTTAAATCTTCAATTTTACGATCGTTTTTAGAAACAAATCCGTACGAAATTGCTTTTTGGTACGCAGCATAATCGGCATCAATTGTACCCAATTGAATTGCTTTGTTGTACGATTCCATAGCTGGCCAATATTTAGACGAAACAAAATAGCTGTCTGCCATACGTAAATACGCATCGTTGTAACGCATTTTATCGTCTTTTTTATAACCGTCAATATATTTTTGGAAATATTTTGCTGCGTTTTCATAATCTTTTACTTTAAAATACGCATATGCCATGTTGTAATTAAAGTTTTTGTTTTCGCGAACTTTTGCCGCATCTGGCAAGGTTTCAAACAGTCTAAAACTTTGTAACGCATCGTTATATTTAGTAAGCGTATATTCGGTTTCTCCTTTCCAGAAAATAGCACGTGCGGTATATTCCGGATCTTTAGCTTCGCTAATTACTTTATTAAAAAAATCATAAGCACCGGTATAATCGCCATCTGCATACAATTCTAATCCACGGTAAAAAGCAACTTTTTGATAAATGATGCGATTTTGAGGCGCACGATTGTTTTCTAACAAACGCAGTGCTTCTTTATAATTTTTAGAAGAAATGTATGAATTGATTAACAGCTGCTCTAATTCGGCCTTGTGCGAGCTGTTTGGATAATTTTTAATGTAAACCATTAAAACCTCCGGAACCGATTGGTACGGATTCCCGATTTCGTAACTTAATTTGGCGTAATTTAAATGAGCATCTTCCTGAATTTTAGGATCAAAACTCATTTCTGAAGCCATTTTAAAAGCATTTAAAGCCTGAAGTTTTTGGTCTTTCTTTAAATAACTTTCACCCAAATGGTAATATGCGTTTTGCGCTACGTGATCTTGCCCTTGTAAAATTTTATTAAACTGCGCAATGGCATTGTCGTAATCGCCTTGTTTGTAATACGTATATCCTAATTGGTAAAAATCAACATTATTCCATTTACCATTTTTACCTTTATACTGAGATAAATACGGTAAAGCTTCTGGATATTTTTGCAGATTGAAGTACGATTCTCCAATAATTTTATTTAAATCCGATTTTTCTTGCGCATTTGCTTTACTAAGTTGTGCAGTTCCAACCTCGATCGCTTTTTCAAAATTACCTAGTTTAAAATTCATATCGGCCTGAAAATAGCCCATAGAATCTTGGTATTTGTTTTTAACCTGATCGCTACCAAACATTTCGGTAGCTTGCTTGTAATTATCTACTTCGTAAGCCATGTAACCTATATAATATTTGGCTTGAGCTCCGAAATTTTCAGAATTTACAATGCGATTAAAATAACGCTCGGCATCTTTTTTATTTTTTGCAGCAAAATAGCAATAACCTTTCTGAAAGTAAAATTGCTCGCGTTCTGTATTAGATAAATTACGTTCGTTAACCTTATCAAAATATTTTAATGCTTTTGCATACGAATTTTGATTAAAATAATACGAAGCAACCTCGTAATACGCTTGCGCTTGTTTAGATGATGTTGGGTAATTAGCCACAAAATCTTCCATTAAAACATCAGCACCGTATTGATCTAAACGAATGGCACATTGCGCGCTGTAATACGCACAATCGGCTTTAATATCTAAAGGTAAATCTTCTTTTATTACCTGATCAAATAAAATTTGAGCTTGTAAAAATTGTTTGTTTTGGTATAAATTTAAGGCGTTATCAAAATGTACTAGCTCATAGGTATAAATGCTAGATTCTTGAGCGTGCGTTGCGGCAGCCGCAAAACACATTGAGGTTAATAAAATTTTATTACGGCTTATCATAACTATTTAGTTTAGTATCTCAAATATATATAATTAAATCTTTATTATATTTTAATTAAATATTTTTATAAATCTTTTAAGAAATATGAAAATAAATAAGAGGGTAATTTGTATTAACTTTATTAACTTGTTACATTTACCAAAAATACTTGCCTGACTATGCAACCATCTATTTTATCATTAAAAAACGTATTTATTTACCAGGACGAATCTTTAATTATTAAAGATATTAATCTGGAAGTGAAACCTGGAGAATTTATTTATTTAATTGGAAAAACAGGTTCGGGAAAAAGTTCGTTTTTAAAAACCTTATATGCCGATTTACCTTTGGTTGAAGGTGAAGCTAGTATTGTTGATTTTGATTTAAAAACTTTAAAAGAAAAAGATATTCCGTTTTTACGTCGTAACATCGGAGTGGTTTTTCAGGATTTTAAATTATTACCCGATCGAAATATTTTTAAAAACTTAGATTTTGTTTTGCAAGCAACCGGCTGGAAAGATGCCGAAGAAAGAAAAAATAAAATTGTCGAGGTTTTACAAAAGGTTGGCATGACGCATAGCAGTGGAAAAATGCCGCATCAATTATCTGGTGGTGAACAGCAGCGTGTAGCTATTGCACGTGCTTTGCTTAACAACCCAGATATTATTTTAGCTGACGAACCTACCGGAAATTTAGATCCGCATACCAGTGTAGAAATTATGGAGGTTTTACGCGATATTAATAAACTTGGCAAAACCATTGTTATGGTAACTCACGATTATGCCATTTTATTAAAATATCCATCTAAAACGTTAAAATGCGAAGATCAATCTATTTTTGAAGTTATTCAGCGTTCTTAATACCAAGCCATTATTTTATAATGGCTTTTTTTATAGGTATAAATCAGTATTTAATTACTGATCTTCATATAAAAACTTCTTTTTTATAGCACGTTCTACGAAGTAAATTAATAATGCTATGCTTGCAAAAAATAATAACATACCAAAATAACTTTCTTGTTTTGGAGTAAGTTTTATAAAAAAGCCCAAACAACTTATTAGAATAAAAAATGCACCTAATAATGCGAGCGCTTTAGCTGCGTATTTTTGGGCAAAATGCCATCGCGGTAAACTTTTCATAGAACTTTCGGTACGATAGCCGTAAAAGTAATTTACTTTTTTAGGTGGAAAATTGTACATAATAATTCCAACAAGCATAAAAAACAAACCACAAAAAAAAGGCATTGCAAATAATGAGGTAGGTAATTCAAACATATATTAATTGTATTGCGTGTAATAATTATAATCTTTAATAATTACGTTTAAAAATTCATCTTGGGTGTTAAACGGGTTGGTAATTTCTAAAACATCTAAAACTTTTGTACTTAATTTACCAAGTAAAACTTTGTCTTTATTTTTTTTAGCTATAATATAATTTTCTTTAATTAAACGCATGTCGTTATCTGTTAATAAAATAACCTGCGGAAAAGTTGGCGAATAATCCAGTTGCAATTCAGTAAAAATAGTATCTTTTATATGCGCGCGGCGTTTAATACTAACGGTTGCAGATCCAGAAGCAATTTCGCCCAATCGTTGTCCTTTTTTAGAAATTAAAATGCTTAGCACAGCAACAATTCCGTAAAGCAGATAAATATCTATCAATCGAAACATCCAACGAATTAAATAATCTAAAAAAGACATTTGCATGCCATCAATTTTCATTACTTTAATTCGCATCACAATTTTTCCAGGGGTTTGACCGTTCAGAAATAACTCAAACAGTAACGAATAAAAAATAACTGGTAAAGCAGTAATTACAATAAAAACAACATAATATAACGATGTTATTCGGCTAGAATCAGAAAAATAATCAATAATCGTATTTTGATTTGAAGCAAAAAAAGCCGGAACAATAACCCAATACAAAAGCCACAAATAACCAATTATTAAAGCAATATCAATAAAAAAAGCTACGATTCGCTCTGCCAAATTTGCTAATTTGAAATCGATAACAACATTTTGAGAGGAGTTAATTTTTATATATTCCATTTATTAATAATTTTACTTGCATGAGAGAAATAGCATTTATAAAGCAAAATAAAGAAACTTGGCAGGAATTTGAGCAAATTGTGGTAAACAAAACGCAAAAAGATCCGGATGCCTTGGCTGCTATTTATTTAAAGTTAACCAACGATTTGGCCTTTGCACAAACATATTACCCAAAAAGTAAAATTACAACCTATTTAAATAACCTAACTGCTTTATTATTTTTACGTATTTACAAAAAAAAACGCAACAACAGCGAAGATATTTTAACTTTTTTTAAAATTGATGTGCCTTTGCTTGCTTATAAATACCGATATTATATGTATTTAGCGTTTGGGCTTTATGCTATTTTTATGGCTATTGGTATTATTTCTGCTTTGTATAACGAAGAATTTGTACGTTATATTTTAGGCGATTATTATGTAGATATGACATTGGTAAATATTGAGAATGGAAATCCGGTTGCGGTTTACAAAGGTTCTGACGAGGTTTTATCCAGCTTTTCTATAACCACCAACAACTTATTGGTAGGAGCAAAAATGTATTTATACGGTTTTTTATGCGGCATCGGAACCTTATATATATTATTAACCAATTCAATAATGGTTGGAGCCTTTCAAACCTTTTTTTACACCCACGGTGTGTTTTTAGAAAGCGTTCGCGGAATATGGTTACACGGAAGCATGGAAATTTTTGCTATGGTAATAGAAGCCAGCGCTGGTTTAATTATGGCCGGAAGCATCTTATTTCCTGGAACTTATTCAAGATTAGAAAGTATAAAAAAAGGGTTTTTAAATAGTTTTAAAATCTTTATAAGCACTTTACCTTTTACTGTTGCCGCAGGTTTAATAGAAGGTTTTGTAACCCGCTGGTCGAAAGAAATGCCGAATAGCGTAAACTATTTAATCATTGCAATAACATTGGGATGTATTAGTTTTTACTACCTTATTTATCCTATTCTTTGTGCTAAAAAATATCAATTTCAAAACATAACAACAAAGTAATTGCATGGCAAAAAAACTCAATTTTTCGATAAATACTTGGGTAATAACCTTGTTGCTGTTGCTTGTTAACAATGCCATGGTATTTGCCGATTCTGGGATTCATAACCCAGTAAAAAAAACAGAATTTGCAGAAAAATATTCAAACTTAACATACGACGAAGCTCCGACTGAAAAAAAAGTAGCAAACGAAAGTCAGCAAAAATCATCATTTGAATACAAACCATATTATCAATACCTATGGATTGGTTTACTAATTTTAATTGTTGGTGGAATAGCTTACCTTTTAGTTTCTAACAAATTTGGCTTTTTTAACTTACGATCAAAAGTTGATGCAGAAAAAATAGAAAATGCTGAAAAACACATTAACGAATTAAATTTAGATGATTTGCTTAACCAAGCACGAAATAATGGAGATAATCAGGCATTAATTCGGTTTTACTTTTTAAAAGTTATAAAAACCTTGGCCGACCATAAACATATTAATTGGGAGCCACAAAAAACAAATGCAACTTATTATTACGAAATAAAACAACCGCAACTGCAAAAAGATTATGAATATGCCAGTTATTTATACAACTACGTTTGGTACGGAAAGTTTACTTTAAATTCCGAACAATTGCAGCAAGCAGAAAATCATTTTAAATCCATGTTAAACAATAAACAATTGTAAATATGGTAAGAAAAAACTTTTTAGTCATGTTTCTTGTACTAGCAGTTTTGCTAGCATTTGGCTATATATTTCAGAAAATTTTTAACGGAGTTGATAAAACAAATTGGGAAGAAACCTTTAACGGAAATAAAAAAAATGCTTTTGATTTATACATTTTTACGCAAGAAATTGACAGCCTTTTACCTACAAAAAAAATAAACAAATACAACACCGATTTAGCTAAGTACACCGATTCGGTTATTAATTTAGATTATAAAAACCAAGCCATATTGGTTATTAAACCTTACTTTTTTGAGGAACCTAATTTAGATTATATACGTGCCGGCAACTCAGTTTTTATTGTTACAACCAATATGTTTTCGGGCTATTATCCCATTTCTGAGCATGTTGTTCCTAAAAACACGCCTTTAACATTTACAAATAAACAATTACAACCGTATGCAACCCAATTAAATTATCCGGTTCATTTTTCAACTGCTGATTTTTCGGGTACATATCCAAAAGAAGTTTTAGCAACGGCTGAAAATCAAGAAATTTTTGTGCGCTATAAAATCGGTAAAGGTTATTTGTATTTGGTACATACGCCGCATGTATTTTCTAACCAATATTTAACTCAAAATGATGCAGGTTTTCCGTCAGCCATTTTATCTTACATCGATCAAAACGAAGTAACTTTAATTACCGAAGGCCAACCTAAATATAAAAAATATGCCGAAAATGATTATGACGATTCAACCCCAGGATTGTTATCGTTTATATTAAGTAATCGCTATTTAAAAACGGCTTGGTATATATTTGTAATTGGCGGATTGGTATTTGTATTATTCCGTGCCAAACGGGTGCAG
This genomic window from Flavobacterium agricola contains:
- a CDS encoding stage II sporulation protein M, which gives rise to MREIAFIKQNKETWQEFEQIVVNKTQKDPDALAAIYLKLTNDLAFAQTYYPKSKITTYLNNLTALLFLRIYKKKRNNSEDILTFFKIDVPLLAYKYRYYMYLAFGLYAIFMAIGIISALYNEEFVRYILGDYYVDMTLVNIENGNPVAVYKGSDEVLSSFSITTNNLLVGAKMYLYGFLCGIGTLYILLTNSIMVGAFQTFFYTHGVFLESVRGIWLHGSMEIFAMVIEASAGLIMAGSILFPGTYSRLESIKKGFLNSFKIFISTLPFTVAAGLIEGFVTRWSKEMPNSVNYLIIAITLGCISFYYLIYPILCAKKYQFQNITTK
- a CDS encoding DUF4129 domain-containing protein, whose protein sequence is MAKKLNFSINTWVITLLLLLVNNAMVFADSGIHNPVKKTEFAEKYSNLTYDEAPTEKKVANESQQKSSFEYKPYYQYLWIGLLILIVGGIAYLLVSNKFGFFNLRSKVDAEKIENAEKHINELNLDDLLNQARNNGDNQALIRFYFLKVIKTLADHKHINWEPQKTNATYYYEIKQPQLQKDYEYASYLYNYVWYGKFTLNSEQLQQAENHFKSMLNNKQL